The region CGCTGACCTGGAGATCGCCGAGAAGATCCTCGGCCACGTCGGGAGGGTGCTGCGCCTGCCCGAGGAGCACCTCGATGCGGTCACGGCCCTGTCCGGATCCGGGCCGGCCTACTTCTTCCTGTTGGCCGAAGCGATGATCGACGCCGGGATCCTCCTGGGGTTGCCACGCGACGTCGCCACCGAGCTGATCATCCAGACCATGGTGGGCTCCGCCAAGATGCTCCGCGACACCGGCCGCCACCCCGTCGAGCTCCGCGAGATGGTCACCTCGCCCGGCGGGACCACCATCGCCGCGATCCGCGAACTGGAGCACGCCCGGGTCCGGGCCGCGTTCCTCAACGCGATCGAGGCGGCCAAGCACCGCAGCGAGGAGCTCGCCCGATCGTGACATCGCCGCCGCGCGCACGGGCGGCGGGGTCCGCCGGCCGCCGGATCGCCCCCGTCGCCGCTTGTGTCGTCGTGTTGACGACCTGCACCGCTGGTGGCGCGCCTGCGGTGGAGTTGGCTGCCGTCACGTCCGGCACGGTGCACCAGACCGTCGCCGCCCCGGCCACCGTCGAACCCGCCGACCGGCGCGCGGTCACCGCCCCGGCGAGCGGACACGTCGCCGAGCTCCTCGTCGCCGACGGCGAGGTGGTCGAAGCCGGACGTCCGGTGCTGCGGTTGGACTCCGACCACGTCGACTCCGCACTGGCGCAGGCCCGCGCAGGCGTCGACGCGGCCGCTGCGCTGGCGGGGGTGGTCCCGACCGTGGACCTGTCTCCGCTGATGGCCGGCGTCCGCCACCAGCTCGACGCGGTCGTGCCCGGCCTGCTCGACACCCTCGAGCAGCAGGCGGCCACGGTCCCCGACGACGAGGCCCGCGCCGCGCTGCTGGCCCGCCTGGCCGATGCACGTGCCGCCTACCAGCGCGCCGCCCGTGAACTGGCC is a window of Actinomycetota bacterium DNA encoding:
- the proC gene encoding pyrroline-5-carboxylate reductase — encoded protein: MGEALLSGLLRSGWIGADRIVCTTRREERCAELAGAYGVHATVDNQEAISGAGVVILAVKPQSVGALLARDGHTFRAGQTVISVIAGVPTGRIEAAVGADVPVVRVMSNVPVQVDEAMSVLSPGAHATDADLEIAEKILGHVGRVLRLPEEHLDAVTALSGSGPAYFFLLAEAMIDAGILLGLPRDVATELIIQTMVGSAKMLRDTGRHPVELREMVTSPGGTTIAAIRELEHARVRAAFLNAIEAAKHRSEELARS
- a CDS encoding biotin/lipoyl-binding protein, whose translation is MELAAVTSGTVHQTVAAPATVEPADRRAVTAPASGHVAELLVADGEVVEAGRPVLRLDSDHVDSALAQARAGVDAAAALAGVVPTVDLSPLMAGVRHQLDAVVPGLLDTLEQQAATVPDDEARAALLARLADARAAYQRAARELA